Proteins encoded together in one Chitinophaga lutea window:
- a CDS encoding glycosyltransferase family 2 protein, with translation MKQLSVIIITYNRPDDLLALVRNLASQQRAADLLQEVIIINNASTADYSAVQAFIASTPGIPFRYHYSAENLGVARGRNLGISMATAPILVTIDDDAAFRDNTALQQIVAAFESPFLRDNHTGILCFKVLYASTGQMQVNAFPHKQFEKYQHKISFLAPYFIGCGHAILKAVYDKAGIYPVDFFYGMEEYDLTYRAIEQGYSIAYDASIVVLHNESPLGRTPHMTKMKMLWINKSKVAYRYLPKPFFYSTAFMWSLEFLQKTAWNWKEWFSGWREIRRIPGKESRTPLGAAAKTYLKRVEARLWY, from the coding sequence ATGAAACAACTATCGGTCATCATCATCACTTACAACCGGCCGGACGACCTGCTGGCCCTGGTGCGGAACCTCGCCTCGCAGCAGCGGGCGGCGGATCTGCTGCAGGAAGTGATCATCATCAATAACGCCTCCACCGCGGACTACAGCGCGGTACAGGCCTTCATCGCATCCACACCCGGTATTCCTTTCCGCTATCATTATTCAGCTGAAAACCTCGGGGTGGCGCGCGGCCGCAACCTCGGCATCTCCATGGCCACGGCGCCCATACTGGTCACCATCGACGATGATGCCGCTTTCCGCGATAACACCGCCTTGCAGCAGATCGTGGCGGCGTTCGAATCGCCCTTCCTCCGGGATAACCACACGGGCATCCTGTGCTTTAAAGTGCTGTACGCCAGCACCGGGCAAATGCAGGTCAACGCCTTCCCGCATAAGCAGTTTGAAAAATATCAGCATAAAATATCCTTCCTGGCCCCGTATTTCATCGGCTGCGGGCATGCCATCCTCAAAGCCGTGTACGATAAAGCCGGTATTTACCCCGTTGATTTTTTCTACGGCATGGAAGAATATGATCTTACCTACCGCGCCATCGAGCAGGGGTACAGTATCGCATACGACGCTTCCATCGTGGTGCTGCACAACGAATCGCCCCTCGGCCGCACACCGCATATGACCAAAATGAAAATGCTCTGGATCAACAAAAGCAAGGTGGCTTACCGCTACCTGCCCAAACCGTTTTTCTACAGCACGGCTTTCATGTGGTCGCTGGAATTCCTCCAAAAAACGGCGTGGAACTGGAAAGAATGGTTCAGCGGCTGGCGCGAAATACGGCGCATTCCCGGAAAGGAAAGCCGTACGCCGCTGGGTGCGGCGGCAAAGACCTATCTGAAGCGGGTAGAGGCCAGGTTGTGGTATTAG
- a CDS encoding glycosyltransferase family 4 protein, protein MYPWLILKRKLEGIAIFPFALLGRLIARFRPLRGEYDIFFFFPFYHVGGAEKVHSEIAKLFPEKRVVIFFTKKSVNDAMLPQFTAPNITVHNIGAYTDNKWLYFLNLIWRGRAAAYIRRQRATPVVFNGQCNFAYKLSPHLRPEVRQIELIHAFTGFSYIRLPFLPFYAATVMISRESIQRHLDLYKRWKVPAHFEQRIHLIMNGIPLPEATGHSLPRELSLLYVGRGTSEKRPHLVAEIARAAGLPAAFLGPVEDAIPAGLRPSVHFYGEQTDAAAIDRIYRQHRVITITSEREGFPMVIMEAMARGLAVLATDVGDIPYHVKSGENGFLLNHQQPEAAIVQEAAQCLAYWKQHPGQLDAIAAANIRYAREHFGMEAFAQAYRSLLLKDKA, encoded by the coding sequence ATGTATCCGTGGCTGATATTGAAACGAAAGCTGGAGGGAATCGCCATATTCCCCTTTGCGCTGCTGGGCAGGCTGATAGCCCGTTTCAGGCCGCTGCGGGGAGAATACGACATCTTTTTCTTTTTCCCATTCTACCATGTGGGCGGCGCGGAAAAAGTGCACAGTGAAATCGCGAAGCTGTTCCCGGAAAAACGGGTGGTGATCTTCTTTACCAAAAAGTCGGTGAACGATGCCATGCTGCCGCAATTCACCGCACCGAACATCACCGTTCATAACATTGGCGCCTATACGGACAACAAGTGGCTGTATTTTCTCAACCTGATCTGGCGGGGAAGGGCGGCCGCATATATCCGACGGCAGCGCGCCACGCCGGTGGTATTTAACGGGCAGTGTAATTTTGCCTACAAGCTGAGCCCGCACCTGCGGCCGGAAGTACGGCAGATAGAACTGATACATGCTTTTACCGGCTTTTCATATATCCGTTTGCCTTTCCTGCCGTTCTACGCAGCTACGGTGATGATCAGCCGCGAAAGCATTCAACGGCACCTCGACCTGTACAAGCGCTGGAAGGTGCCCGCACATTTCGAACAGCGCATCCACCTCATCATGAACGGCATCCCGCTGCCGGAGGCCACCGGCCATTCATTGCCGCGGGAATTGTCGCTTCTGTACGTGGGCCGGGGCACGTCCGAAAAACGCCCGCACCTCGTTGCGGAAATCGCCCGGGCGGCCGGTCTGCCCGCGGCTTTCCTGGGCCCCGTGGAAGACGCCATCCCGGCGGGCCTGCGCCCGTCTGTTCATTTTTACGGGGAACAGACGGATGCGGCCGCCATCGACCGTATTTACCGGCAGCACCGGGTGATAACGATCACTTCGGAGCGCGAGGGTTTCCCGATGGTCATCATGGAAGCGATGGCCCGCGGCCTTGCCGTACTGGCCACGGATGTGGGGGATATTCCCTATCATGTGAAAAGCGGGGAAAACGGTTTCCTGCTCAATCATCAACAGCCCGAAGCGGCCATCGTGCAGGAAGCGGCGCAATGCCTCGCTTACTGGAAGCAGCACCCCGGACAGCTGGATGCCATCGCCGCCGCCAATATCCGTTATGCGCGGGAGCATTTTGGAATGGAAGCGTTTGCACAGGCTTACCGTTCGCTTTTGCTGAAAGATAAGGCATGA
- a CDS encoding glycosyltransferase translates to MAATPYISVILPVYNSAAWVAATIHSILGQTFGDFELIVINDGSTDNSETVIRSFPDSRIRYLDQPNRGLVATLNRGIAEARGRYLARIDADDICLPERFAKQAAWLDAHPGTALVGSFVVFINERGEETGSWAGDRDHHTAAQIRQALPYLNCMTHPSVMARTVVMREYGYNPLQQHIEDYDLWLRMQADGVVMEKVPEVLLQYRVHSASVTSLNLKNKNVFYKNFRCKRRFLKARLAKGKLNGFDRAVLMGMLKDLAIGIVKSIKPKP, encoded by the coding sequence ATGGCAGCAACTCCCTACATATCCGTCATTCTCCCGGTGTACAACAGCGCCGCCTGGGTGGCTGCCACTATCCACAGCATATTGGGACAGACGTTCGGTGATTTTGAACTGATCGTGATCAACGACGGTTCTACGGATAACAGCGAAACCGTGATCCGGTCGTTTCCAGACAGCCGCATCCGTTACCTCGACCAGCCTAACCGCGGGCTGGTGGCTACCCTCAACCGCGGCATCGCCGAAGCGCGCGGGCGATACCTCGCCCGGATAGACGCCGATGATATCTGCCTGCCCGAACGGTTCGCCAAACAGGCGGCCTGGCTCGATGCCCATCCCGGAACCGCCCTGGTGGGAAGTTTCGTTGTTTTTATCAACGAGCGGGGAGAGGAAACCGGCAGCTGGGCGGGCGACCGCGACCACCATACCGCCGCACAGATCCGGCAGGCGCTGCCATACCTCAATTGTATGACGCACCCCAGCGTGATGGCGCGTACCGTCGTGATGCGGGAGTATGGTTATAACCCGCTGCAGCAGCACATCGAAGATTACGATCTCTGGCTGCGCATGCAGGCAGACGGCGTGGTGATGGAAAAAGTGCCTGAAGTGTTGTTGCAATACCGCGTGCACAGCGCTTCCGTGACGAGCCTTAACCTGAAGAATAAAAATGTATTTTACAAAAACTTCCGTTGCAAGCGGCGCTTCCTGAAAGCCCGCCTCGCCAAAGGGAAGCTGAACGGTTTTGACAGGGCCGTATTGATGGGCATGCTCAAAGACCTGGCCATCGGCATTGTCAAATCCATAAAACCCAAACCGTAA
- a CDS encoding alpha-1,2-fucosyltransferase has protein sequence MIIVQLKGGLGNQMFQYAAGRAVSLRTAATLLLDHAGYEPKQAGMYGLDGLRIQAGLATARDLQQFEQGTAGRILNRLIPLGMRRIYKEPHFHYDPAFPEAKPPLYMKGYWQSWKYFHDIEPQIRSDFRFAGTFSPGIMQKAGQLENTESVAMHFRRGDYTHQQAVQYHGICGPEYYEKAVQQLPAGLQYYIFTNDPAWVRDNLPAGISAEILSGSLSHTQYEDLFLMSRCRHQIIANSSFSWWAAWLNAYGGKKVVAPKRWFNEAQLNTRDLFPQNWLTI, from the coding sequence TTGATTATTGTTCAACTGAAGGGCGGGCTGGGTAACCAGATGTTCCAATATGCCGCGGGCCGCGCGGTATCGTTGCGCACGGCCGCCACGCTGCTGCTCGACCATGCGGGTTACGAGCCCAAACAGGCGGGCATGTACGGCCTGGATGGCTTGCGGATACAGGCGGGGCTCGCCACTGCGCGCGATCTTCAACAGTTTGAACAGGGCACGGCGGGAAGAATCCTGAACCGGCTGATCCCGCTCGGCATGCGGCGGATATACAAAGAGCCGCATTTTCATTACGATCCCGCATTTCCTGAAGCAAAGCCGCCGCTGTATATGAAAGGCTACTGGCAAAGCTGGAAGTACTTTCACGACATTGAGCCGCAGATCCGGAGCGACTTCCGGTTTGCGGGCACTTTTTCCCCCGGGATCATGCAGAAAGCCGGGCAGCTGGAAAATACCGAGAGCGTAGCCATGCACTTCCGCCGCGGCGATTACACCCACCAGCAGGCCGTGCAATATCACGGCATTTGCGGTCCAGAGTATTACGAAAAAGCGGTGCAGCAACTGCCGGCGGGATTACAATACTATATTTTCACCAACGATCCGGCCTGGGTGCGCGACAATCTGCCGGCGGGCATTTCCGCGGAGATCCTCAGCGGCAGCCTGAGCCATACGCAATACGAAGATCTTTTTCTCATGAGCCGCTGCCGCCACCAGATCATCGCCAACAGCAGCTTCAGCTGGTGGGCCGCCTGGCTGAACGCCTATGGCGGCAAAAAAGTGGTCGCGCCCAAACGCTGGTTCAATGAAGCGCAACTCAATACCCGGGATTTATTCCCGCAAAACTGGCTCACGATCTGA
- a CDS encoding lipopolysaccharide biosynthesis protein, with protein MGIIRNQSIKSTLITYIGFGIGGIYVLLVAKLVDPNILGLTRFFISIAAIVYAVSNLGSVTMMNRFYPYYRDLLPAPKRDVFGLVLMLCSIGFLLSAAGTFFLHDLVVRKFGTKSVFVVDYYYLLLPFSMFYLFFTAFENFSYNQYKSIFPIFLKEVALRILNLVLGILLITGVLSLPSYVWGYSLTYGILLTVLVIYLYRQRDLIFSFRISNVTRKLSRHIVTFNGMLYLAAIFGVIAGNIDNLAISSVKGLDYGFVFEFFTYISTLIIIPQRSIVAISIPVLAKSWKDKNIPAIQSIYARSANAMFTYATLIFAVVTLNADAAFDILELPPIYYEGGLVLMILGLMRVVEMSFGVNSQILGTSNYWRVDFFSSVAQFCVAIPMNILFLKWLGLEGSAIANFAGIVIFNSIRVGFLYYKFKLTPFNKNLFLILLVAAVTYFLCRYIRISNDYLSIIVRSVIFTGVFLGTVLYFNLSKDVTEATEIVMKRLQRK; from the coding sequence ATGGGCATTATCCGTAATCAAAGCATCAAGTCCACTCTCATCACATATATTGGTTTTGGTATCGGAGGCATCTATGTTTTGCTGGTTGCCAAACTGGTAGATCCCAACATCCTCGGGCTCACCCGCTTCTTCATCAGTATCGCCGCCATCGTGTACGCCGTATCCAACCTGGGCTCCGTGACCATGATGAACCGGTTCTACCCTTATTACCGCGATCTGCTGCCCGCGCCGAAACGCGATGTGTTCGGGCTCGTGCTGATGCTTTGCAGCATCGGTTTCCTGCTTTCCGCCGCCGGCACGTTTTTCCTGCACGACCTGGTGGTGCGGAAGTTCGGCACCAAAAGCGTTTTCGTGGTGGACTACTACTACCTGCTGCTGCCTTTCAGCATGTTTTATCTTTTTTTCACCGCCTTCGAAAACTTCTCCTATAACCAGTATAAATCCATCTTCCCGATCTTTCTCAAGGAAGTCGCCCTCCGGATACTGAACCTCGTGCTGGGGATACTGCTCATCACCGGCGTGCTGAGCCTGCCATCCTATGTATGGGGATACAGCCTGACATATGGCATTTTGCTGACCGTGCTGGTGATCTACCTGTACCGGCAGCGCGACCTGATCTTTTCTTTCCGCATCAGCAACGTGACCCGGAAATTATCGCGACACATCGTTACTTTCAACGGCATGCTGTATCTGGCCGCCATTTTCGGGGTGATCGCGGGCAACATCGACAATCTTGCCATTTCCAGCGTAAAGGGGCTTGACTACGGCTTTGTGTTCGAATTCTTCACCTATATCAGCACCCTCATCATCATCCCGCAACGGAGCATCGTAGCCATTTCCATCCCGGTGCTGGCCAAGTCGTGGAAAGACAAAAATATTCCCGCCATCCAGAGCATTTACGCCCGGTCGGCCAACGCCATGTTTACCTATGCCACGCTGATTTTCGCCGTGGTCACCCTGAATGCGGACGCCGCATTCGATATCCTGGAACTGCCGCCTATCTATTACGAAGGCGGGCTCGTATTGATGATCCTCGGGCTGATGCGGGTGGTGGAAATGAGTTTCGGCGTGAATTCGCAGATACTGGGCACGTCCAACTACTGGCGGGTCGACTTTTTCTCGAGCGTGGCGCAGTTTTGTGTGGCCATCCCGATGAACATCCTGTTCCTGAAATGGCTGGGGCTGGAAGGTTCGGCCATCGCCAACTTCGCGGGCATCGTCATATTCAACTCCATCCGCGTGGGCTTCCTGTACTACAAATTCAAACTCACCCCATTCAATAAAAACCTCTTTCTGATCCTGCTTGTGGCCGCGGTGACCTACTTTCTCTGCCGGTATATCCGCATCTCGAACGATTATCTCAGCATCATCGTGAGAAGCGTCATATTTACCGGCGTGTTTCTCGGAACGGTGCTGTACTTCAATTTGTCCAAAGACGTCACCGAAGCGACCGAAATCGTGATGAAGCGGTTGCAGCGGAAGTGA
- a CDS encoding glycosyltransferase family 2 protein, which yields MTTPAISICIPAYRQPRLLQRCLESIQQQHFKDVEVVITDDSPDDSVKQVAAAFGGVFPLTYQHHAVALGSPENWNAGLMLAKGRYVKIMHQDDWLAHPDSLNKYYAALENNPAAQFVFSACTNVDEQGYQTPHAATAGQLAQLEREPECLLLGNFIGAPSTGMFRREPLIAYDGRMTWLVDIDQYIQLMYYKNKVAYIPEPLVNIGIHGGQVTQAVQHDPAVVIREHLLLLSKLKTPVLRRLPYFDFCWRLLRNHRVRPVDMLEQLAGGLPIPKPLRIMTGFQVRVPYAVLQNGLVSKSMMLLAYCCSRMNKR from the coding sequence ATGACTACACCCGCAATATCGATCTGCATTCCTGCCTACCGCCAGCCGCGGCTCCTGCAGCGATGCCTCGAAAGCATCCAGCAGCAGCACTTTAAAGATGTTGAAGTCGTGATTACGGACGATTCACCCGACGATTCGGTGAAGCAGGTGGCAGCCGCATTCGGTGGTGTGTTCCCCCTCACATATCAACATCACGCTGTGGCACTGGGTTCCCCCGAAAACTGGAATGCCGGGTTAATGCTGGCTAAAGGCCGTTACGTTAAAATTATGCACCAAGACGATTGGCTGGCGCATCCCGATTCTCTCAACAAGTATTATGCCGCGTTGGAAAATAACCCCGCCGCGCAGTTCGTTTTTTCCGCCTGCACCAATGTGGACGAACAGGGGTATCAAACCCCGCACGCCGCCACAGCCGGGCAACTGGCGCAACTGGAGCGGGAGCCGGAATGCCTCCTCCTGGGAAATTTCATCGGCGCCCCGAGCACCGGTATGTTCAGACGGGAACCTTTGATCGCTTACGACGGACGAATGACATGGCTCGTGGATATCGACCAATACATCCAATTAATGTATTATAAAAATAAGGTCGCATACATCCCCGAACCGCTGGTGAATATCGGCATCCACGGCGGCCAGGTGACGCAGGCCGTGCAGCACGACCCGGCAGTGGTTATCCGGGAACATTTACTGCTGTTATCGAAACTCAAAACCCCGGTACTGCGCCGGTTGCCGTACTTCGATTTCTGCTGGCGCCTGCTGCGCAACCACCGCGTGCGCCCGGTGGACATGCTGGAGCAGCTGGCCGGCGGCCTCCCCATCCCGAAACCGCTCCGGATCATGACCGGCTTCCAGGTTCGGGTTCCGTACGCGGTACTGCAAAACGGCCTGGTATCTAAAAGTATGATGTTGCTGGCTTACTGTTGTTCGAGAATGAATAAGAGATAG
- a CDS encoding FkbM family methyltransferase produces the protein MPLSSSFIGNLTRGILKNLKPSSGKGRALSYWTVKYLKHLPQEKLSCIRWDRNKLWFFRSWELMHALDEIMGREIYRFEAANPAPRIIDCGANIGLSVLYFLKLYPQSRITAFEPDARNFDLLQKNLRPYNEAQLDLRPKAVWVHNGHISFDSRGGEGSKIADDGGTAVRCTRLADLLREPVDFLKIDIEGAEYAVLKDCAHLLRNVKHLFLEYHGQINHSNELTEMLELLRENGFDYYIREAADNVDYPYLNNRRREGFEQQLNIFAVRADSAVEAVS, from the coding sequence ATGCCATTATCATCCTCCTTCATAGGTAACCTGACGAGAGGAATATTGAAAAACCTGAAACCTTCATCCGGAAAGGGCCGCGCGCTATCTTACTGGACCGTCAAGTACCTGAAACATTTACCACAGGAAAAGCTCAGCTGTATCCGCTGGGACAGGAACAAACTATGGTTCTTCCGCTCCTGGGAGCTCATGCATGCCCTCGACGAGATCATGGGCCGGGAAATCTACCGCTTCGAGGCCGCCAATCCGGCTCCGCGTATTATCGACTGCGGGGCCAACATCGGCCTGAGCGTGCTGTATTTCCTGAAGCTCTATCCGCAGAGCCGCATCACCGCATTCGAGCCGGACGCGCGCAACTTCGATTTGCTGCAAAAAAACCTGCGCCCTTATAACGAAGCGCAGCTCGACCTCCGGCCCAAAGCCGTGTGGGTGCATAACGGGCACATCTCGTTCGACTCGCGCGGCGGTGAAGGCAGTAAAATCGCGGATGACGGCGGAACGGCCGTTCGCTGCACCCGGCTGGCCGACCTGCTGCGGGAACCGGTGGATTTCCTGAAGATAGACATCGAAGGCGCGGAATACGCCGTGCTGAAAGACTGCGCCCACCTGCTGCGGAACGTGAAACATCTCTTCCTGGAGTATCACGGCCAGATCAACCACAGCAACGAGCTCACCGAAATGCTGGAGCTGCTGCGCGAAAACGGGTTCGACTATTACATCCGCGAAGCGGCGGACAATGTGGACTACCCCTACCTGAACAACAGGCGGCGCGAAGGGTTCGAGCAACAGCTCAATATTTTTGCAGTGAGGGCCGACTCGGCGGTGGAAGCCGTTTCCTAA
- a CDS encoding C40 family peptidase, whose protein sequence is MTGRTGKTYLTLPLAALLFTGCALLKPKQQTVAKEEKEAAPADIEFIDGIAIARDGKTSKHEYKGRNTPVKNVPYAVGGIEEARPWQFKYAQLLDLPVENVVNEKLYSFIEEWWGTPYRLGGATKSGIDCSNFVNTLMGTVFQISLAGNSIQLYNQVQRLSKRKELQLGDLVFFAINRKKRISHVGIYLENDRFVHASSSAGVIISDLREPYWVRYYAGAGRIN, encoded by the coding sequence ATGACGGGAAGAACGGGAAAAACATATCTTACCTTACCACTGGCGGCGCTCCTGTTTACCGGCTGCGCCTTGTTGAAGCCGAAGCAGCAAACGGTAGCAAAGGAGGAGAAAGAGGCGGCGCCGGCGGATATTGAGTTTATTGACGGCATCGCCATCGCCCGTGACGGAAAAACCTCCAAACACGAATACAAGGGCCGGAACACGCCCGTGAAGAATGTGCCGTATGCCGTAGGCGGCATAGAAGAGGCGAGGCCCTGGCAATTCAAATATGCCCAGCTGCTCGATCTGCCGGTGGAAAACGTGGTGAATGAAAAGCTCTATTCTTTTATCGAGGAATGGTGGGGCACGCCTTACCGCCTCGGGGGCGCCACCAAATCGGGGATCGACTGCTCCAATTTTGTGAATACCCTCATGGGCACGGTTTTCCAGATTTCCCTGGCCGGCAATTCCATCCAGTTATACAACCAGGTGCAACGCCTGAGCAAACGCAAGGAGCTCCAGCTGGGCGACCTCGTGTTTTTTGCGATCAACCGCAAGAAGCGCATTTCCCATGTGGGCATCTACCTTGAAAACGACCGTTTTGTGCATGCCTCTTCCAGCGCGGGCGTGATCATCAGCGATCTCCGCGAGCCTTACTGGGTAAGGTATTACGCGGGGGCGGGGAGGATTAATTAG